Proteins co-encoded in one Dasypus novemcinctus isolate mDasNov1 chromosome 6, mDasNov1.1.hap2, whole genome shotgun sequence genomic window:
- the KCNK18 gene encoding potassium channel subfamily K member 18: MNVTSCRLLPSPWGSARTIHLALEPGRSPGTALLLLLDAPGSATPSSCPVPGALGRMEPAGPPQAGWRCLEALGKLLPHLCFLSSLVTYALAGAALFSAIEGGQDLRAEQQEFEEFLANLCSILKCNGTVEDVEKQSVREQLKKVKAHWLNRPTDWSFLSSLFFCCTVFTTVGYGHIYPVTRLGKYLCMLYALFGIPLMFLVLTDTGDLLATVLSKSYRRFRKLLSLSPRLSTWCPRLPRKRTPDVKPVDEAVPRITIDAEEPPSPKPGRCPAAQSRNEELFERLLAQDRQNTLKPPGPGLERSSSCPQLVRGQLSYSIISNLDEVGRGVETLDVPLPIIVLIVFAYISCAAAVLPCWEKHLDFENAFYFCFVTLTTIGFGDTILEHPNFFMFFSIYIIVGMEIVFIAFKLVQNRLIHTYKNLMLFFAKGKFYHPVKKRGLRCLSDAHGG, translated from the exons ATGAATGTGACGAGCTGCCGGCTGCTTCCTAGTCCTTGGGGAAGTGCACGCACCATCCACTTAGCACTGGAGCCCGGCCGTTCTCCGGGCACagccctccttctcctcctggaTGCTCCTGGCTCCGCCACCCCCTCCTCCTGTCCTGTGCCGGGCGCTCTGGGGAGGATGGAGCCTGCGGGGCCACCCCAGGCCGGTTGGCGCtgcctggaggccctggggaagCTGTTGCCCCACCtctgcttcctctcctccctgGTGACCTACGCGCTGGCGGGCGCTGCCCTCTTCTCCGCCATCGAGGGCGGCCAGGACCTTAGGGCCGAGCAGCAGGAGTTTGAGGAGTTCTTGGCGAATCTCTGCAGCATCTTGAAATGCAACGGAACAG TTGAGGATGTCGAGAAACAGAGTGTCCGGGAGCAGCTGAAGAAGGTGAAGGCCCACTGGCTGAACAGGCCCACGGACTGGTCCTTCCTGAGCTCGCTCTTCTTCTGCTGCACAGTGTTCACCACTGTGG GTTACGGCCACATCTACCCAGTCACCAGGCTAGGCAAGTACCTGTGCATGCTCTATGCTCTCTTTGGCATCCCCCTGATGTTCCTGGTTCTCACGGACACTGGCGACCTCCTAGCCACCGTCCTATCCAAGTCGTACAGGAGGTTCCGAAAACTCCTCTCCCTCAGCCCTCGCCTCTCCACGTGGTGCCCCCGTCTGCCTCGCAAGAGAACACCGGACGTCAAGCCTGTGGATGAAGCCGTCCCGAGGATCACCATCGATGCCGAAGAGCCCCCGAGCCCCAAGCCTGGCAGATGTCCTGCAGCCCAGAGCCGCAACGAGGAACTGTTTGAGCGGCTCCTGGCGCAAGACAGGCAGAACACGCTGAAGCCGCCCgggccaggcctggagaggaGCAGCTCGTGTCCCCAGCTGGTGAGGGGGCAACTCTCCTACTCCATCATCAGCAACCTGGACGAGGTCGGCCGCGGGGTGGAGACATTGGACGTCCCCCTGCCCATCATTGTCCTTATCGTTTTTGCCTACATATCTTGCGCAGCTGCCGTGCTTCCCTGCTGGGAAAAACACCTGGACTTCGAGAACgccttttatttctgctttgtcaCGCTGACCACCATCGGGTTTGGGGATACCATTTTGGAACACCCTAACTTCTTCATGTTCTTCTCCATTTATATCATCGTGGGGATGGAGATCGTGTTTATTGCGTTCAAGTTGGTGCAGAACAGGTTGATTCACACCTACAAAAACCTGATGCTCTTCTTCGCAAAAGGGAAGTTTTACCACCCCGTTAAAAAGCGAGGACTCCGCTGTCTCTCAGATGCGCACGGTGGCTGA